The following nucleotide sequence is from Acyrthosiphon pisum isolate AL4f chromosome A2, pea_aphid_22Mar2018_4r6ur, whole genome shotgun sequence.
taaaagaatcacccggtatacattaaataaaatataatcgctATTTGTATGGTACCTACACTGAAATAGTATGATGAATCGAATTCGCTTTAAGCAGACACAGTACACTATTAGAGaaacaatttatgttttgtGGGTTATCATTTGATTTGTAACATAATACCTGTATACTACGCtctgattataaatactaaaaaaaaaatcatacaacaaattaaatcattaattataggctcattaaaaaatgtcacaGCAACAGTTATTAGTAATGTtcctgatattattataacgtccaATAagaaaatacttgaaatttgtataaactatttatttcatGGATACTTGCGGAGATTATAGGCTTCGGCAGGCCCCCACAAGGGGCGGGCAGTTGGACCTGGAGTACAGCGGCCCGGCTATTTCAAGGGCCCATTGAAATGAATTTGTAGATTTTAGTAGGAATActtaatctatattaaataatattttatagggcTCTCAAAAACATTTAGTACAGGGGGCCAAAAATTTGATGTGGGGGCCTGGGCTTCGGCGAAATTAATGTTTTCCACAATATATGTGCTCAcgtttcgtaaaaaaaattggataggCGCGGTGTTGTATAAATcagtccataatattatgttatgatacaGTCCCTAAAATTATGTGTAGTACGAATAGTGCAGTGTGTGgtacgaaatttaaaagtgtgttattttaatcaaacctttataataatattatatataattttatatcttcacattttttttatattttgatggttttttgccaaaccacgttttaattattatctactacACAAACAcacagtaaacaatattttgtgttgttacgtCATATACTCTtatcatagttattattataagggcttgcatttgaaaaaaaaaatttcgttttatgttatttagaattaaaacgtcacacaatttttgcgtttatcgttatttaaaaataataactattgcaGTTAGATAATGGCccagatacggaatataatcaattcttagattgattgaatgaaataaatgtttttacgaaaccaataaactttttaaataaataatttttaaaatatttcgttacttttcgttcaatgatattctataaatagcgttttgcgttatgtttcgttcgatgatattctataaattacgttttgtgtttgatttaatgatatataatatattttgctaatcgttatatttgtttttctgtattcaatcattttttttttattatcgctttcagttataataacgtttacacatttcaatattttttgtcaaatataacgttactATAATGTTTGCAAGTCctgattattattcattgttattgagagtatctatttttattattatcagcttAAAAGTGAACGGCGTATATAGGGCTATCCAACGATTGAGAACACTTAGAATTAACAAAGAACTTACCGTTGACCCAAAAAATccccaaaaaataaaagattgagAACAAAATTACGTTCAATGTtgccatattatttatttagctgTTGAAAGATTCATGCCCGTATgcagaaaataaatattcttgaaaaaagtcataaattgataattataagttataaccttatacaaatatatatggacacctgataatatttaatacaaatatatgaataaaaaatgtaaaatattatgtataacttataaaaatatgtaatatacagaacaattttttatagacatGCTCACCTCCATTTATccctttaataatacttttattcaaattctcatTTTAAGTATACCAgaagatcatattttcaaattcctgatAATTTTGTACTACCTACTCAAGGAATGTCCAGTGggctgtggcgatacaaacttctatttttcaaatgaaaatcccCCCTtcttactgtaaattatttagcgggTGATTCTCTTGAAAATGTTGAactatctaaatcaaaattctgttATGTAAGTAGTTTctgacttattaaaatattcatactaaggataataatccttaaatacggttttacaaaaatataaactttatgtaatattagatgtagGTAGTAATCATGAAGTTATTCTTCTTGATagattattagtaattactaacattttcaaatcatctaagCCCCCATATCTACttaacctattggctattgccatagggcatagacatattattcttagtaccttGACTCTAACTATCGTTCGTACCTATTTCCATATTGTTTCTGCTTgagtttcaattataattttaataacaattaacatgaTATATTGCTGGATTATTTCAATATCAACAAATTATCGTgcacaaatttataattattatacgattaaatttggcaacgttggaaaaaaataaaatatcgagcaTCCTCAATCGTGTTACCAAAAGTTccgttctcaatcgtatttcACCGGTATTTAGTATACTAGTGTTTAtctagaaataatttagatttgaaCGATTTGGGACTATATGTATGTAGTAcgaaaatttggatattttagggACTGTTATGATATCTTATGATGGATATTCGTGTACGTAACATTTTCTCTCTTCCCCTAGGTTTAGGACCTACGGTTGGATTTTTGCCTACGTTAGCGAGACAATTGGGATACTCGATGACGACTTACGGCGCTACCATGACGTTCATGTCGGTGATAGCGATGGTACTCGTGCCTCTGTCTGGTGTCATAGTCGACAGATTTCGGATAAAAAGAAGGTTATTCTTAGTGTCCATATTCGGCATGGGAGTGGTTTCGTTATTGTTCTTGTTCGTGCCGAAAGCGCCTTTGGACGTGgccaaaattgaattaaattgcGACGCACACACAACGACAATGGCCATTGTAAACGAGAACAATAATTTGCAAACGACCAGCAACGTCACTTATTATACCGTTGCCAACCACACCAGCGGCGACGAGTTGATAACGTGCAAGGtgagaacaatattataataagtatgtaactataaagtaggtacattaaacattttaaattacatattatttaagttgGATTTGGCCGTACCATATCGTGTAGGCATACAGAGCAGGCattggaaccttttgaatttatcggtttCAGTTCCGGTACTGGTTCAtcggtaaataaaataattgttccaGTTCGGTtccggttttttaaattaaggcATCGGTCCAAATAATTTCGGTACCGGTTCCAGATAGTTTATTGGCAAACATTCTTTATGgcgttttcaatttataatttctcaaattttacatttcaacattttaaagtttgtaacttttttttcagttaaattGTCATTATGCAGAGTTTTGCAGTGCAGGCTCTGTAGTAAACAATCTACAAACCCAACCTGACTTGAGCTATGTGTGGATGAGAACAATTAAcgaaagtcaaaataaattcaaccaGATTGACTTGAGACTAAAACCGAAAGACTTAGAACAGACGGAACAGGTGGTAACAATTAAtcctattattttgtatttatgctCACATTACAGCAACTCGATTATTATGCATTTCGTCATAGAAAGCAAATTCATACGTCTTTCAAGTGTTATCTGTCCAAATAAATGGCACGCAAATACTTACACCGACCTGTCAATGccatttgaaaacattttgtcaTATCGCGAGCTGTTCAAAcgataaaataatggaaatgtcTACCGTCACAACGTACAGAGGAAACGTTCTTGACTTGTatcaattttggatttttttcggTCTCATTTCGACGCATTGGGCTTGTACTTTGATTTCGATCTCATTAATAAATCCTATTTGCCTCGACACTTTgggtaacattataatattacagtcaaTAACGGTAAAttgaatatgaattatgaatattatcgtGTTTTCAGGAGAAAAATCTGCAGAGGATTACGGAAGACAAAAATGTTGGGGCTCGGTCGGTTGGGGTGGTTTTTCTATATTCATCGGGTGGCTTGTGGATATGTttagtttcaataataaaaaggaGAAAGACTATTCGCCCGTATTTTATTCTGGTGCTTTAATCGCGGCTTTGAATTTAGGAGTAGCAAAAACAATCAAAGTACGTCGTGGCTCCTATTTTcgctaaaaaaaaatctaataataataataatgagttgTGAACCTAAAGCTAAATATTTCTGTCGTTCATAGGTTGTCGAAACGAACAATTCCGAAGGTCGATGGAAAAACATGCGTGGGCTGTTCACTAAATATTACATGATTTCATTTTGCATATGGTCAATATTCAACACACTTTTCCATACAATCGTCACTCACTTTTTGTtctggtatttaatttttattaaatatactactaCTATTGCAATATTTAACTCTAGTTTGTAAACCATCGTTGTTGTTTATGTCGAGTCAGTAGCTCGTCTAATTCGAAATATAATCCAGATAGTGTATTGCGGGTTTTTTTCAAAGTGAAGCTTTATTGCTGAGTGAGGACACTATACCGCGAAAAATCGTCACGAAAAGGatcattcattttttgtttatcaaacttgaataactttttttgtagttccgatatcgaaaaaataagaAAGACATTTCAaagccaaagttctcctttttatgtggtgaaaattagTTTCTTAGCTATGACTGTGACCATTTCGGTTCTTTTTcatgcaaaacatttttttgctacctatttttcaatgttttgtaTGACGGTAATAACACGCGTGTGGGTGAAGCGGGTGCCcactttaacttttttttatttacctacactttttgaataatccattttttaatataatacttgtatatagactatcatacaattattaggGTTATGAAATTTCATGAAACGCCTTACGaaactttcataaaatattttatataaatgaaataaaaaaaaaaaacaaattttaaat
It contains:
- the LOC100163810 gene encoding major facilitator superfamily domain-containing protein 6-like protein B isoform X1 gives rise to the protein MFGIKVNTQLLPLKMCYFFIFACLGPTVGFLPTLARQLGYSMTTYGATMTFMSVIAMVLVPLSGVIVDRFRIKRRLFLVSIFGMGVVSLLFLFVPKAPLDVAKIELNCDAHTTTMAIVNENNNLQTTSNVTYYTVANHTSGDELITCKLNCHYAEFCSAGSVVNNLQTQPDLSYVWMRTINESQNKFNQIDLRLKPKDLEQTEQVKANSYVFQVLSVQINGTQILTPTCQCHLKTFCHIASCSNDKIMEMSTVTTYRGNVLDLYQFWIFFGLISTHWACTLISISLINPICLDTLGEKSAEDYGRQKCWGSVGWGGFSIFIGWLVDMFSFNNKKEKDYSPVFYSGALIAALNLGVAKTIKVVETNNSEGRWKNMRGLFTKYYMISFCIWSIFNTLFHTIVTHFLFWYMEDMVSANNDHGQRAWLKTLQGLAQGIQCFGGEIPFFFWSGWIIRKIGYGNCMAVVMGSMAIRMFLYTVIWNPTWIIAIELLNGVSYALGYSVKMSYAKKVSPPDTLNTIIGFMGFFDCIGDSIGSLLGGYLFDTYGGVWSFRFFSCMAVFACFLSIVTNCFGLIKESINLKENAESTNTDLKITNNNTDKKM
- the LOC100163810 gene encoding major facilitator superfamily domain-containing protein 6-like protein B isoform X2 gives rise to the protein MFGIKVNTQLLPLKMCYFFIFACLGPTVGFLPTLARQLGYSMTTYGATMTFMSVIAMVLVPLSGVIVDRFRIKRRLFLVSIFGMGVVSLLFLFVPKAPLDVAKIELNCDAHTTTMAIVNENNNLQTTSNVTYYTVANHTSGDELITCKLNCHYAEFCSAGSVVNNLQTQPDLSYVWMRTINESQNKFNQIDLRLKPKDLEQTEQKANSYVFQVLSVQINGTQILTPTCQCHLKTFCHIASCSNDKIMEMSTVTTYRGNVLDLYQFWIFFGLISTHWACTLISISLINPICLDTLGEKSAEDYGRQKCWGSVGWGGFSIFIGWLVDMFSFNNKKEKDYSPVFYSGALIAALNLGVAKTIKVVETNNSEGRWKNMRGLFTKYYMISFCIWSIFNTLFHTIVTHFLFWYMEDMVSANNDHGQRAWLKTLQGLAQGIQCFGGEIPFFFWSGWIIRKIGYGNCMAVVMGSMAIRMFLYTVIWNPTWIIAIELLNGVSYALGYSVKMSYAKKVSPPDTLNTIIGFMGFFDCIGDSIGSLLGGYLFDTYGGVWSFRFFSCMAVFACFLSIVTNCFGLIKESINLKENAESTNTDLKITNNNTDKKM